In Promicromonospora sp. Populi, one genomic interval encodes:
- a CDS encoding sugar phosphate isomerase/epimerase family protein, whose protein sequence is MNNSPHTVLPGKIPQISLGSWAFSFGPFADAPWSFDRFCDYAADAHYDGVEINGFRPHPHDEDFSVSAARALGSAIRDRGLGISGYAPDLTATPPGVAAEAEYLARIDSIARFCVAAGIDLVRVDTITPPPGPGDPAAAYPALVRTWGAAAERLAKDGLRLVWEYEPGFWLNRPSEILRLLDDVASDNFAVMFDTSHSHTIAAYGRRQGPDTEILPDGAPGLARLLAGRVGALHLIDSDGSLHDDETSSHLPFGTGDLDFAAVLAPIRDDVLLLPWWTVDYCFWRETIRDAREAVPVVAAIRDNLVRTKGIEAG, encoded by the coding sequence GTGAACAACAGCCCGCACACAGTCCTGCCCGGCAAGATCCCGCAGATCTCCCTGGGTAGCTGGGCCTTCTCCTTCGGGCCGTTCGCCGACGCCCCCTGGTCGTTCGACAGGTTCTGCGACTACGCGGCGGACGCGCACTACGACGGCGTCGAGATCAACGGCTTCCGGCCGCACCCGCACGACGAGGACTTCTCCGTGTCCGCCGCCCGTGCGCTCGGATCCGCCATCCGCGACCGCGGCCTCGGCATCTCCGGTTACGCCCCCGACCTCACCGCCACTCCCCCGGGCGTGGCCGCCGAGGCCGAGTACCTGGCGCGCATCGACTCGATCGCGCGCTTCTGCGTAGCGGCCGGCATCGACCTGGTGCGCGTGGACACGATCACGCCGCCCCCCGGCCCCGGCGACCCGGCTGCCGCGTACCCCGCGCTCGTGCGCACCTGGGGCGCCGCCGCGGAACGGCTCGCCAAGGACGGCCTCCGGCTCGTGTGGGAGTACGAACCCGGCTTCTGGCTGAACCGCCCGAGCGAGATCCTTCGGTTGCTCGACGACGTGGCGAGCGACAACTTCGCTGTCATGTTCGACACGTCGCACTCGCACACGATCGCCGCCTATGGCCGCCGCCAGGGCCCCGACACGGAGATCCTGCCGGACGGCGCCCCCGGCCTGGCTCGCCTGCTCGCCGGCCGTGTCGGGGCGCTCCACCTCATCGACAGCGACGGCAGCCTGCATGACGACGAGACCAGCTCGCACCTGCCGTTCGGCACCGGTGACCTGGATTTCGCCGCGGTCCTCGCGCCGATCCGCGACGACGTGCTGTTGTTGCCCTGGTGGACCGTCGACTACTGCTTCTGGCGCGAGACGATCAGGGACGCCAGGGAGGCGGTTCCCGTCGTCGCGGCCATCCGCGACAACCTCGTCCGCACGAAAGGAATCGAAGCCGGATGA
- a CDS encoding helix-turn-helix domain-containing protein — protein sequence MNREDAVAAEAMSRLDGALGPGLGAMIAAFDHVDDVFIFVKDARRVFVACSRPFLALMGMQSADELLGRRDEELSPAHLVDLYRRDDERVLATGEPIVDLVELVRNTRAGYDWFLSSKNALRDADGRIVGLVGVTRPLSPRTPTAGGVQSLGPAVEYIASEYARPIRVEDLAALVSLSASHFSRLFRRHFGVSPYRYLRRVRMIAACDLLAATELSVSEVAAQTGYYDAAHFSNDFRAEQGLSPTAYRVRLPRTQLGTRLAVVRPGSRTAE from the coding sequence ATGAATCGCGAGGATGCGGTTGCGGCGGAGGCGATGAGCCGGCTCGACGGCGCGCTCGGTCCCGGTCTGGGGGCGATGATCGCGGCTTTCGACCACGTGGACGACGTCTTCATCTTCGTCAAGGATGCACGGCGCGTTTTTGTGGCGTGCTCGCGGCCCTTCCTCGCGCTCATGGGCATGCAGAGCGCCGACGAGCTCCTCGGCCGCCGCGACGAGGAGCTCTCGCCCGCGCACCTGGTCGACCTGTACCGGCGTGACGACGAGCGGGTGCTGGCGACGGGGGAGCCGATCGTGGACCTGGTCGAGCTCGTGCGCAACACCCGCGCCGGCTACGACTGGTTCCTGAGCTCGAAGAACGCGCTGCGCGACGCCGACGGTCGCATCGTCGGGCTGGTGGGCGTCACGCGACCGCTCTCGCCACGGACACCGACCGCCGGCGGGGTGCAGAGCCTCGGCCCTGCGGTCGAGTACATCGCGAGCGAGTACGCCCGTCCGATCCGGGTCGAGGACCTCGCAGCGCTGGTCTCGCTCTCGGCGAGCCATTTCTCGCGGCTGTTCCGCCGGCACTTCGGGGTGAGCCCCTACCGCTACCTGCGCCGGGTGCGCATGATCGCGGCGTGCGACCTGCTCGCCGCGACAGAGCTGTCGGTGAGCGAGGTCGCCGCGCAGACGGGCTACTACGACGCCGCGCACTTCTCCAACGACTTCCGCGCGGAGCAGGGTTTGAGCCCCACGGCCTACCGGGTGCGGCTGCCGCGCACGCAGCTCGGCACGCGCCTGGCGGTCGTGCGGCCGGGGAGCCGCACCGCGGAGTGA
- a CDS encoding Gfo/Idh/MocA family protein, producing the protein MVDETAPIGIGVIGFGWMGRVHTTAYTRVGHHYPLARRPRLVAVADEVPGRADQAAAAYGFERATNDWRSLLDAPDISAVSITAPNFAHREIGEAFAAAGKHIWIEKPVGVTADDAAAVRDAVRAAGVQSAVGFNYRNAPAVEELRRRIADGEIGEITHASFRMLGDYAADASGAFTWRYELARAGHGVLGDLASHAVDLVRHLLGEIDEVVADGAIFVPRRRRPSGVVTGHERVSDGELVDVENEDWVSAILRLSSGARVTLEASRVAVGHQNDYGVRIHGTRGVLEWDFRRMGELVEAAGDAVQDLPLATRFVGTQSGDLARFQPGGALALSYDDLKVVEAERFLRSIVTGQPVGAVIDDAVAAAVVIDALAESTRTRRWTSVGTAIEAAR; encoded by the coding sequence ATGGTGGACGAGACAGCGCCGATCGGCATCGGTGTCATCGGATTCGGCTGGATGGGCAGGGTGCACACCACGGCGTACACCCGCGTGGGCCACCACTACCCGCTCGCCCGGCGGCCGCGGCTCGTGGCCGTCGCCGACGAGGTGCCGGGCCGGGCAGACCAGGCTGCGGCCGCCTACGGCTTCGAGCGCGCGACGAACGACTGGCGGTCGCTGCTCGATGCCCCCGACATCAGCGCCGTCAGCATCACGGCGCCGAACTTCGCGCACCGGGAGATCGGCGAGGCCTTCGCCGCCGCGGGCAAGCACATCTGGATCGAGAAGCCCGTCGGCGTCACCGCGGACGACGCGGCCGCCGTCCGGGACGCGGTGCGCGCCGCGGGGGTGCAGTCCGCCGTCGGGTTCAACTACCGCAACGCCCCGGCAGTCGAGGAGCTCCGCCGTCGCATCGCGGACGGCGAGATCGGCGAGATCACGCACGCGAGCTTCCGGATGCTCGGCGACTACGCCGCGGACGCCTCCGGCGCGTTCACCTGGCGCTACGAGCTCGCCCGTGCGGGCCACGGCGTGCTCGGCGACCTGGCCTCGCACGCCGTCGACCTCGTGCGGCACCTGCTCGGCGAGATCGACGAGGTCGTCGCCGACGGAGCGATCTTTGTGCCCCGCCGCCGGCGCCCCAGCGGCGTCGTGACGGGACACGAGCGAGTCTCCGACGGCGAGCTGGTCGACGTCGAGAACGAGGACTGGGTCTCCGCGATCCTCCGCCTGAGCAGTGGCGCGCGCGTCACGCTCGAGGCGAGCCGGGTCGCCGTCGGCCACCAGAACGACTACGGCGTGCGGATCCACGGGACCCGAGGGGTGCTCGAATGGGACTTCCGCCGCATGGGCGAGCTGGTCGAGGCCGCGGGAGACGCGGTGCAGGACCTGCCGCTGGCGACCCGGTTCGTCGGGACCCAGAGCGGCGACCTCGCCCGGTTCCAGCCCGGGGGAGCGCTCGCGCTGAGCTACGACGACCTCAAGGTTGTCGAGGCGGAGCGGTTCCTCCGCTCGATCGTCACGGGTCAGCCCGTCGGTGCCGTGATCGACGACGCCGTCGCCGCGGCCGTCGTCATCGACGCGCTGGCCGAGTCGACGAGGACGCGCCGCTGGACCTCGGTAGGCACGGCGATCGAGGCGGCGCGATGA
- a CDS encoding Gfo/Idh/MocA family protein, giving the protein MSAVRVGVIGAGIMGTDHATLLHGSVSGATVTAVADVDVDRAGRLAVAVGAQAFDSGEELIARGTIDALVVASHDASHAGYTLAAIERGLPVLCEKPLAPTRAECDAIIAAERGTGRRLVSVGFMRRFDPAYVELKHRIDDGSIGRPVMVTAQSRGVSSAPDATSSSSITGSAIHEFDAVPWLLSSPIVEVRWFAPESAVAGMSDPQVMIVRTQDGALAVLETFLNARYGYDIRCEAIGTEGTVQLTDPAATTLTGALRAATTYPANWRPRFADAYRRELQAWVDATRTGVQAPSLATAEDGLRATLIAEAAISSMLADGAPVPVESVDSVDPVETA; this is encoded by the coding sequence ATGAGCGCGGTGCGGGTGGGCGTCATCGGTGCGGGCATCATGGGCACCGACCACGCGACCCTCCTGCACGGCAGCGTCTCCGGGGCCACGGTCACCGCCGTGGCCGACGTGGACGTCGACCGTGCCGGACGGCTCGCCGTGGCCGTCGGGGCACAGGCGTTTGATTCGGGCGAGGAGCTCATCGCCCGCGGCACGATCGACGCCCTGGTCGTCGCCTCGCACGACGCCTCGCACGCCGGCTACACCCTCGCGGCGATCGAACGGGGGCTTCCCGTGCTGTGCGAGAAGCCGCTCGCCCCGACGCGCGCGGAGTGCGACGCGATCATCGCCGCCGAGCGTGGCACGGGTCGCAGGCTCGTGTCCGTGGGCTTCATGCGCCGGTTCGATCCCGCCTACGTCGAGCTGAAGCACCGGATCGACGACGGGTCGATCGGTCGCCCGGTCATGGTCACGGCCCAGAGCCGCGGGGTCAGCTCGGCCCCGGACGCCACGAGCTCCTCCAGCATCACGGGCAGCGCGATCCACGAGTTCGATGCGGTGCCGTGGCTGCTCTCCTCGCCGATCGTCGAGGTTCGGTGGTTCGCACCCGAGTCGGCGGTGGCGGGGATGTCCGATCCGCAGGTCATGATCGTCCGCACCCAGGACGGCGCCCTCGCCGTGCTCGAGACGTTCCTCAACGCCCGCTACGGCTACGACATCCGCTGCGAGGCGATCGGCACCGAGGGCACCGTGCAGCTCACCGACCCCGCGGCGACGACGCTGACCGGCGCCCTGCGCGCCGCGACGACGTATCCGGCCAACTGGCGGCCGCGGTTCGCCGACGCGTACCGGCGCGAGCTGCAGGCCTGGGTGGACGCGACCCGCACGGGCGTGCAGGCTCCGTCGCTCGCGACGGCCGAGGACGGACTGCGCGCGACGCTGATCGCCGAGGCGGCGATCAGCTCGATGCTCGCCGACGGCGCGCCGGTCCCGGTGGAGTCGGTGGACTCGGTGGACCCGGTGGAGACGGCATGA
- a CDS encoding Gfo/Idh/MocA family protein, whose translation MTALADLRPRTPDPRRAPALRWGVIGTGWIAARFVDAVSTHTGQRFTAVASRDRARGEDFARAHGITRTHTDVRALAADPEVDVVYVASPHTSHHEHAITTIAAGTPVLVEKPIGINAAQAEEIAHAARTAGVFCAEALWTYFLPRWDVVEQALASGVVGSLRSVLADYGEYLPDEHRAMDPALAGGSLLDLGTYPISLVSRLLGEPRTVAAQGADNRHGVNAHTAAIVSDTAGATGVVFTSLESSTPTTAVIAGDRGAIELDGPFYQPGGVRVRTWSDGEVYRYDEPRTGHTGLHFEAAAVARAIAAGHTEAEERPLDESVTFLRLMDRIRAEAGIRFIGD comes from the coding sequence ATGACGGCGCTCGCCGACCTCCGGCCGCGCACACCGGATCCGCGCCGGGCCCCGGCGCTGCGCTGGGGAGTGATCGGAACGGGGTGGATCGCCGCCAGGTTCGTGGACGCCGTCTCCACCCACACCGGACAGCGCTTCACCGCCGTCGCCTCCCGGGATCGCGCCCGCGGCGAGGACTTCGCCCGTGCGCACGGCATCACGCGGACCCATACGGACGTGCGTGCGCTCGCCGCCGATCCCGAGGTCGACGTCGTGTACGTGGCCTCCCCGCACACGAGTCATCACGAGCACGCCATCACGACGATCGCAGCGGGTACACCCGTGCTCGTGGAGAAGCCGATCGGCATCAACGCGGCGCAGGCCGAGGAGATCGCGCACGCCGCGCGCACGGCCGGGGTCTTCTGCGCCGAGGCGCTGTGGACCTACTTCCTGCCCCGGTGGGACGTCGTCGAGCAGGCGCTCGCCTCCGGCGTCGTCGGGTCGCTGCGGTCCGTGCTCGCGGACTACGGCGAGTACCTGCCCGACGAGCACCGGGCGATGGATCCGGCCCTCGCCGGCGGGAGCCTGCTCGACCTCGGGACCTACCCGATCTCGCTCGTGTCGCGCCTGCTGGGCGAGCCGCGCACGGTCGCCGCCCAGGGTGCGGACAACCGGCACGGCGTGAACGCGCACACGGCGGCGATCGTGAGTGATACGGCCGGCGCGACCGGTGTGGTGTTCACCTCGCTCGAGTCGTCGACGCCCACGACCGCGGTGATCGCGGGCGACCGCGGAGCGATCGAGCTCGACGGTCCGTTCTACCAGCCGGGCGGGGTGCGGGTGCGCACGTGGAGCGACGGCGAGGTCTACCGGTACGACGAGCCGCGCACGGGGCACACCGGACTGCACTTCGAGGCCGCAGCCGTCGCTCGCGCGATCGCCGCGGGACACACGGAGGCCGAGGAGCGTCCGCTGGATGAGTCCGTGACCTTCCTGCGGCTGATGGACCGGATCCGCGCCGAGGCGGGCATCCGGTTCATCGGCGACTGA